The proteins below come from a single Miscanthus floridulus cultivar M001 chromosome 1, ASM1932011v1, whole genome shotgun sequence genomic window:
- the LOC136511319 gene encoding BTB/POZ domain-containing protein NPY4-like: protein MKYMKLGSKPDVFQAEGSNIRFVATELATDIVISIGDVKFYLHKFPLLSKSSRLQRLVASSNEEKNDEVDISDIPGGPSAFEICAKFCYGMIVTLNAYNVLAARCAAEYLEMFETIDKGNLIYKIDVFLTSSVFRTWKDSIIVLQSTKSLLPWCENLKVINHCIDSIASKASIDPSEVEWSYTYNRKKLPSENGTDSHWNGVRKQPMVPSDWWVEDLCELEVDLYKRVIMTIKAKGSTPAVVIGEALRAYAYRRLLGSLEDAVSNGVDCTKRRAALDAIIFLMPAEEGSVSCGFLLKLLRAACLLESGESHRVNLIKRIGTQLDGASVADLLIPPNTDESNVYSIDLIMAIVEEFMLQNSDSVKEKIQDDEEIVEIENVTSVSSTSKLAVAKLIDGYLAEIAKDPNLPLPKLIALAEMVSSLPRPTHDGLYRAIDMYLKEHPSLSKSEKKKLCGLMDCKQLSQDACMHAVQNERLPLRVVVQVLFFEQVRASIASARSDPSSELPSAVRSLLPRENGNSIGSSRSAATTTTEEECGVPPSSDINSLRSMRLANNSGGSERSSGSSDINKNSNDKSAAGKAKGMLMPKKILSKLWSGKTNAGENSSSDTSESPGSVNP, encoded by the exons ATGAAGTACATGAAGCTTGGATCAAAGCCGGATGTCTTTCAGGCAGAGGGCAGCAATATCAG GTTTGTTGCGACAGAGCTGGCAACAGACATTGTTATATCCATTGGGGATGTCAAGTTTTATCTTCACAAG TTCCCTCTTCTATCAAAGAGTTCACGCCTACAAAGGTTAGTTGCTTCAAGCAATGAGGAGAAAAATGATGAAGTGGATATCTCTGACATCCCTGGTGGACCTTCAGCATTTGAAATATGTGCTAAGTTCTGCTATGGCATGATTGTAACACTCAATGCATATAATGTCCTCGCTGCCCGCTGTGCAGCTGAGTACCTAGAAATGTTTGAGACCATTGACAAAGGAAACCTCATATACAAGATTGATGTGTTTCTGACATCAAGCGTATTTCGCACTTGGAAGGACTCGATCATAGTTTTACAGAGCACAAAGTCACTGCTACCTTGGTGTGAAAATTTGAAGGTAATCAACCACTGCATTGACTCTATCGCGTCGAAGGCATCAATTGATCCATCAGAGGTTGAATGGTCATACACTTACAACAGAAAGAAACTCCCATCTGAGAATGGTACTGATTCACATTGGAATGGTGTTAGGAAGCAACCTATGGTCCCTAGTGACTGGTGGGTTGAGGACCTTTGTGAGCTTGAAGTGGATTTGTACAAGCGGGTGATCATGACCATCAAGGCAAAGGGAAGCACACCAGCTGTTGTCATCGGAGAAGCATTGAGGGCCTACGCATACCGCCGCCTGCTTGGCTCCCTTGAAGATGCTGTGAGCAATGGAGTTGATTGCACAAAACGTCGTGCAGCTCTTGATGCTATTATATTTCTCATGCCTGCTGAGGAAGGCTCAGTGTCATGTGGTTTTCTTCTTAAGCTGCTAAGAGCTGCATGTTTGCTGGAATCTGGGGAGTCCCATCGCGTTAACTTGATCAAGAGAATAGGCACACAATTGGATGGAGCTTCAGTTGCAGACCTTCTTATACCACCAAATACTGATGAAAGCAATGTGTACAGCATAGACCTGATCATGGCAATAGTGGAAGAATTCATGTTACAGAATAGTGATAGTGTTAAGGAAAAAattcaagatgatgaagaaatcgTGGAGATTGAGAATGTGACATCTGTTTCCAGCACGTCAAAACTGGCAGTTGCAAAGCTGATCGATGGATATCTTGCTGAGATCGCCAAAGATCCCAACCTTCCTCTTCCAAAGTTGATCGCACTTGCTGAAATGGTGTCTTCTCTACCCCGGCCAACACATGACGGGCTCTATCGTGCCATTGACATGTATCTGAAG GAGCACCCCAGCCTATCAAAGAGCGAAAAGAAGAAATTATGCGGACTGATGGACTGCAAGCAGCTGTCACAGGATGCGTGCATGCACGCCGTGCAGAATGAGCGTCTCCCCTTACGCGTGGTTGTTCaagttctcttctttgagcaagTCCGGGCATCAATTGCTTCTGCAAGGAGCGACCCTTCATCTGAGCTCCCATCTGCTGTTCGCTCGCTTCTTCCCAGAGAGAATGGCAACTCTATTGGCAGCTCCAGGTCAGCTGCGACAACGACAACGGAGGAGGAATGTGGGGTCCCGCCATCGAGTGACATCAACTCTTTGAGGTCAATGAGGCTCGCCAACAACAGCGGTGGAAGCGAGAGGAGCAGTGGCAGCAGTGACATCAACAAGAACAGCAATGACAAGAGCGCTGCAGGGAAAGCAAAGGGGATGCTGATGCCGAAGAAGATACTGAGCAAGCTCTGGTCTGGGAAAACAAACGCCGGTGAGAACAGCAGCTCAGACACATCGGAGAGCCCTGGGTCCGTGAACCCGTAG
- the LOC136511614 gene encoding uncharacterized protein isoform X2 — MDFQVVVLAGGTSDSEKLSPLVSKDVPKALLPVANRPVLSYALDLLEASDLKDLIVVVEGQEAAQLVDAWVSSAYLDRLRVEVVVVSEDLGSAGALRAISKRLTANDILVVSGDLVTDVLPGAVAATHRRNGAAVTALLCSVPVSGPSDTASSSGKDKAKKPNRLNIVGLDRSKQFLLHIVSGTDVEKDVQVHKRKIQAVGQMEIRSDLMDAHLYAFKRTILQDVLEQKEAYRSIRLEVLPYLVRSQLRSAPSGGSGTAVNETGSSAVQSSGNLHCLSQHRVIAPSAFKQDVLSRSSGGHRCCAYIATKSKYCHRLNSIQSYCDINRDVIGEANHLSGYSFSAQNNIIHPSSVLGSKTTIGPHCILAEGSQLGDKCSVKRSVIGRHCRIGSNVKIVNSVVMNHVVIEDGCHIQGSVVCNNVQLQERAVLKDCQIGAGYIVTAGSEHKAESLARKYSEL, encoded by the exons ATGGACTTCCAGGTCGTCGTCCTCGCCGGCGGCACCTCCGACTCCGAGAAACTGTCGCCCCTCGTTTCCAAG GACGTTCCGAAGGCGTTGCTCCCGGTCGCCAACCGCCCCGTGCTCTCTTACGCGCTGGACCTCCTTGAGGCCAGCGACCTCAAGGACCTCATCGTG GTGGTTGAGGGGCAGGAGGCAGCGCAGCTTGTCGACGCTTGGGTATCCAGCGCGTACCTGGATCGGCTTCGAGTGGAG GTAGTTGTGGTTTCTGAAGACCTTGGAAGTGCTGGTGCATTACGAGCTATTTCAAAGCGACTGACGGCAAATGatattttg GTAGTTAGCGGTGACCTGGTAACAGATGTGTTGCCTGGGGCTGTTGCTGCTACTCATAGAAGAAATGGTGCAGCTGTTACTGCTTTACTATGTTCTGTTCCTGTTAGTGGTCCTTCAGACACTGCTTCTTCTAGTGGGAAGGATAAAGCTAAAAAACCAAATCGTTTGAACATAGTAGGGCTGGACAGGAGTAAACAATTCTTGTTGCATATCGTGTCAG GAACTGATGTTGAAAAAGATGTTCAagttcataaaagaaaaatacagGCTGTTGGTCAG ATGGAAATTCGAAGTGACCTAATGGATGCACATCTTTATGCTTTTAAGAG GACAATATTACAGGACGTACTGGAACAGAAGGAAGCATACCGTAGCATTAGACTTGAAGTCCTCCCGTATTTAGTTAGGAGTCAATTG AGATCAGCTCCATCAGGTGGCAGTGGAACAGCGGTTAACGAAACTGGGAGTAGTGCTGTTCAGTCCAGTGGTAATTTGCATTGTTTGTCGCAGCATCGTGTCATTGCACCATCTGCTTTCAAGCAGGATGTACTATCAAGATCAAGTGGTGGACATAGGTGCTGTGCTTATATTGCTACTAAAAGCAAATACTGTCACCGCTTGAACTCAATTCAGTCATATTGTGATATCAATCGAGAT GTTATAGGGGAAGCTAACCACCTGTCTGGTTATTCGTTCTCTGCACAAAACAATATCATCCACCCATCCTCTGTTCTTGGATCAAAGACTACA ATAGGACCACATTGTATTCTTGCTGAGGGTTCACAGCTAGGTGACAAGTGTAGTGTGAAGCGATCCGTGATTGGTCGTCATTGCCGAATTGGTTCCAATGTAAAG ATTGTCAACTCTGTTGTGATGAATCACGTTGTTATTGAAGATGGTTGCCACATCCAAGGTTCTGTTGTATGTAATAATGTTCAACTGCAAGAACGGGCTGTTCTGAAAGATTGCCAG ATTGGAGCTGGTTATATTGTGACTGCTGGCAGCGAGCACAAAGCAGAATCCCTAGCAAGAAAGTACAGTGAGCTTTGA
- the LOC136511614 gene encoding uncharacterized protein isoform X1, producing MDFQVVVLAGGTSDSEKLSPLVSKDVPKALLPVANRPVLSYALDLLEASDLKDLIVVVEGQEAAQLVDAWVSSAYLDRLRVEVVVVSEDLGSAGALRAISKRLTANDILVVSGDLVTDVLPGAVAATHRRNGAAVTALLCSVPVSGPSDTASSSGKDKAKKPNRLNIVGLDRSKQFLLHIVSGTDVEKDVQVHKRKIQAVGQMEIRSDLMDAHLYAFKRTILQDVLEQKEAYRSIRLEVLPYLVRSQLVCSCLITCIHVTLLSEAVFNCCKIEQRSAPSGGSGTAVNETGSSAVQSSGNLHCLSQHRVIAPSAFKQDVLSRSSGGHRCCAYIATKSKYCHRLNSIQSYCDINRDVIGEANHLSGYSFSAQNNIIHPSSVLGSKTTIGPHCILAEGSQLGDKCSVKRSVIGRHCRIGSNVKIVNSVVMNHVVIEDGCHIQGSVVCNNVQLQERAVLKDCQIGAGYIVTAGSEHKAESLARKYSEL from the exons ATGGACTTCCAGGTCGTCGTCCTCGCCGGCGGCACCTCCGACTCCGAGAAACTGTCGCCCCTCGTTTCCAAG GACGTTCCGAAGGCGTTGCTCCCGGTCGCCAACCGCCCCGTGCTCTCTTACGCGCTGGACCTCCTTGAGGCCAGCGACCTCAAGGACCTCATCGTG GTGGTTGAGGGGCAGGAGGCAGCGCAGCTTGTCGACGCTTGGGTATCCAGCGCGTACCTGGATCGGCTTCGAGTGGAG GTAGTTGTGGTTTCTGAAGACCTTGGAAGTGCTGGTGCATTACGAGCTATTTCAAAGCGACTGACGGCAAATGatattttg GTAGTTAGCGGTGACCTGGTAACAGATGTGTTGCCTGGGGCTGTTGCTGCTACTCATAGAAGAAATGGTGCAGCTGTTACTGCTTTACTATGTTCTGTTCCTGTTAGTGGTCCTTCAGACACTGCTTCTTCTAGTGGGAAGGATAAAGCTAAAAAACCAAATCGTTTGAACATAGTAGGGCTGGACAGGAGTAAACAATTCTTGTTGCATATCGTGTCAG GAACTGATGTTGAAAAAGATGTTCAagttcataaaagaaaaatacagGCTGTTGGTCAG ATGGAAATTCGAAGTGACCTAATGGATGCACATCTTTATGCTTTTAAGAG GACAATATTACAGGACGTACTGGAACAGAAGGAAGCATACCGTAGCATTAGACTTGAAGTCCTCCCGTATTTAGTTAGGAGTCAATTGGTATGCTCATGCTTAATAACATGTATACATGTAACACTTTTGTCTGAAGCAGTATTTAACTGTTGTAAAATTGAACAGAGATCAGCTCCATCAGGTGGCAGTGGAACAGCGGTTAACGAAACTGGGAGTAGTGCTGTTCAGTCCAGTGGTAATTTGCATTGTTTGTCGCAGCATCGTGTCATTGCACCATCTGCTTTCAAGCAGGATGTACTATCAAGATCAAGTGGTGGACATAGGTGCTGTGCTTATATTGCTACTAAAAGCAAATACTGTCACCGCTTGAACTCAATTCAGTCATATTGTGATATCAATCGAGAT GTTATAGGGGAAGCTAACCACCTGTCTGGTTATTCGTTCTCTGCACAAAACAATATCATCCACCCATCCTCTGTTCTTGGATCAAAGACTACA ATAGGACCACATTGTATTCTTGCTGAGGGTTCACAGCTAGGTGACAAGTGTAGTGTGAAGCGATCCGTGATTGGTCGTCATTGCCGAATTGGTTCCAATGTAAAG ATTGTCAACTCTGTTGTGATGAATCACGTTGTTATTGAAGATGGTTGCCACATCCAAGGTTCTGTTGTATGTAATAATGTTCAACTGCAAGAACGGGCTGTTCTGAAAGATTGCCAG ATTGGAGCTGGTTATATTGTGACTGCTGGCAGCGAGCACAAAGCAGAATCCCTAGCAAGAAAGTACAGTGAGCTTTGA